The genomic stretch TGATCAACTCCCTTGAAACAGATGACGGAGGTGAGTCTGCAGATACTGATATGGAGGAACAGGATAAAGATGTTGGTGGATCAGACAGTGAGATTGAGAAAGAAGCCAGTTCTGGTGATGGCACTGATGAAAATGTTGGACTCAGTAGCTCTATTTGAAGACTGAAGCAGCCATGTATGGTAATCTGTCATAGTTTGgagttttttttgtttcttttctgttttaaggatgctttggcaacatttttggtaaaaagggggagtaatggtGTTTGGCGTTTAGTGATTCTGTGTTTTGTTACAAGCTAATTTGGTTTATTCTGGATGAAGTTTATATGTTAGCTAGTATGTGTAGGTAAGTTGTCTTAATTACTCTTGCAAGATATATGCTATATGTGTGTTTCTAGCTATATGTGTGTTTGCTGCAAGGAATCTCTGATAACGTGGTAACATAATCTTTTAGCCAAAagtatgccaaagggggagattgtagatgttttaaaTTGGCTATATTTTGTGGTAAATCATTCTTGTTGTATGTATGTGGAGTTATGCAGGATTGTATGTCTGAGCTAGTACAAATATTCAaaggatgtcatgctcgatgtcatgacatctttgTCTGACAGTAGTAGCTGTTACTTGTTAGTTGTgaggtttccttatttatctcaggttgctatttaggaaactatatattgtgTGTTGTATGCTTTGTGCTAAAATATCTCAAATTACAACTTACGTCAACaccctgatgatgtggaaattagattaacatggttaaccctaatttatgtgtgGAAGGCCCATGGTCCAAGTCCTTCTTCCTGCTGACTATTAAACGACTGCAAATCCTACTTTCAGAGGCAGAGTTTTTAAGCGTGAAAATCAGTATAATCTCTTTATTTCCACCGCGTGTGTTACTTGTGATCCAAACAATTATGAAGTAGATGATTGCTTTGGAGTAGTATCTCTTTGAGGTGTTTGTGTATtatgaagaaccgtagttctgtagctgttTCTTGTGATCCAAGATATTGTCCTTAATGATTgcattggaataggttgtttttgttaattgtcacgctaagcttttaagcacgagtgtgtgtctcttgattcaagcttttaagcagatcaaggtgtgttttgaagtgtgtattctctctgtaattgttttatgcttatttgtaatcactgctatgattgagggggagtgagtcgagatactcaggtctatgaatagattggaattgcattgggtaggttttaagtgaggaattataaacgggggagtttaactctgaattaattctgcttatattggattccctccctggcttggtagcccccagagtaggttgtttgaaccgaactgggtaaacaattctatgtgttctttattgtttttatgttgttctgtttTAATTGTCTGTGTTGTGTAATTgtagatgtcataacatccagcaagacattgagcgtgtgttactagagtTTTCACTTTTCATCAATTCACTCTCTCTCCTATCACAAAGGAGAAAATTTCCCAATAAACAGTAAGCACAACCAACACTGGATAAgaagaattaaaaaatacaaaatggcTCCCGTAGAGTACTGCGGATTCTTAAGGTGCTAATACATTACCTCTGTATAACCAACCTCTTGATCCTTAGAATCTCTCCTAGGTGCTTCCCACAcctaaccaaattagggtttattaagatctttttccccttcctcctcgtaggataaatTAAAAATTCTTGTTACATGTTCCTTCTATAACAAAAAGAAACCCATGGCACCTCTTTTTCCAGGTGGTACCGTTTCCGCATGCGAAAATAGGGTTGACCATCCCTTGTGTTCATCTTTAATACAACTTCTTTGTCTTATTAAAACAAAGGtgaaaataatatgttttttaaAGGGAGGTATTTAAAATACAATATTTGCGATGCTTCATTGCAGTGTGAATTTTTATAGGGAGGTATTTAAAATACCATGTTGAAAAACATTTAGTGTTCAACTTTTTCACTACCTCAGAAGTAAATTGAGTTTTAAgattctaatatttttatttttaatgaaaatactTAAATATACATGATTGAATTTGTCTTATGGGGTTTCTAACACTGCAGGAGGTGAGATTTTAAAATCACACCGAAATTGCAGTCTATTGTAGTTGTGGAGGTAACCGCATACGAAATATTTATGTATTTGGTGGTCTTCATGTGAAAAAAATGTTTAGGATTAAAGTAGTGTCTTTCAATTATAGTTATGTTCAGACTAACCCTTTCCTTATGTTCATATATATCGTCCAAAATTATAAAAACTTTTTCTCCATTTGTGCTATATTGAAATAGTGAACTAATACATCACTAACATGATAGATTGATTATCATAATTTTTATCCATTCGTACTATTTTGAATTACTGAACTAATTCATCTCAATTGCTTATGAATAATCTAGATAGAACTACCcagtcatttttaaaattaaaatgtgagAGTTTTGGAACACTATGTGAGTTTCTATGTGTACTTAAAAAATACTAAGTCACTCAATACCTAAATAATTTTTCATACACACCTAGaatattttccaaaatattaCAGAAAGCGCTATGAGTTTTCGATCCTTTTTCCCTCTACCCCCTTGGTGGTATTAAGTTATAGAGTATTTTTGTTTCTTCATCCTTTCTATACATTTGGAAATTTATCTTTTTGGAGAAATTTTTTCATTTGGATGATGTTTTTTTACTTTAGTAATTAGTTATGCTTAAAGTATGTAGTCACTTCGATTACATTTTACGGTTCACCTGAATATTTCAATGCATTTGAACATTGTACAACCTAGTACATTTCACAGCTTTTCATGAAACATTCTTAAATATAAATCTCATGTATTTTGAACAATGTATTTTAACTCTCTAATTACAAAAACTAagtgatatttatttttaatgagaaAGAATAAATATACATGAAAATAGTTTTTATACACATGTGTATTCCTATAGAACTATACTACTGCATCCTCGCATTAAGGGGATGGTTTGTCTAATCGTCGtcttctttttctcctttttcttctttttcttcttttttttcttttttttcttttttttctttaggaGCTGACTCTTTAGGAGCTGAAGCTGAATCTGGCGAAGCTGAAGGTGATGCTGAAGCTGAAGTCGGTGAAGCTGAAGGTGATGCTGAAGTTGAAGTTGAAGCTGAAGCTGGAGCTCCACAAATAGGAGCTTTTCCTGTAACTATAGGTTTGACATTAGAACATTTAGCTACTGCTGGTGCTCCATTGAATGTGAGATCAACATTATTTAACTCCACGCCATCGCATGGTACACCACTACTGCAAATAATAATCACTCCTTCTGATGTTCCAGATGTGCCCTTAATGTTCTTGAATGTAACCTTGCTTAGCTTTATTTTTGATGGATTCTAAATCatagaaaatgttagttatatacATTAAAGTGTAATACTAAACAAATAAAGATGCGAGTGATTATTACCTTTTTAGAACATTGATTCCATGGACAATACTCTTGGTCAACGATGACAGGGTTCATGACATTATTCATGATAATGTCTTCAAAATGCATATCAGTAACAGTAATTTTTCCTGGTGTATCAGGCCAAGTCTTAATCCTCACACCATTTTCAGTTTCTGTGAGAGTACAATTTTTAACTATAAAACCTGCTACATTCTCTTCATTCGGATACTTTCCAAGGCTTCCAACACTAATACCATGTCCTGGTCCACAATTCACATTTTCGACAGTTACATTTTTGCTACCATCACCTAATGATACACAATCATCTCCAGTTCCAATGTTCGTATTAATAATTGTAACACCATTTGATCTTCCCATGTGGATTCCATCAGTATTAGGACTTTCATCAGGCGCTATAATTTTGACGGCATCAAATGTGATATTGTTACACCCCAAAACCATAAAATGAAAATACTTGCTGTCCTTAGATGTAACACCAGTGACCATTGTATTGTTGCAATAAGCAAAATACAAACTCTGTTGGAAttcaacaaaaaaatttaattataatgatTTTTTGTATGAATTCAACCAGAAAACTTAATTATAATGCTTTTTTGTTTGAATTCAAcctaaatatttaattatgagtAAGATTTTTCATTACGGAATATAATTATTTGGGTGATTAATACTTACAATTGCACGTTTATTGGAACCTTTTCCATGAGATTTATCTTTCCAAGCAACTGAAGCACCTTTCCATGCAGCTGCACCTTGACCATCAAAAACTCCTTTTCCTGATATGGTAAGGGAGTCTATATCATTAAACCGGATCCATTGTTCAGCTCCTTTAAGATCAGCATTGTTCCCAGGTGCTTGAATTGTGCCATCCACTTGAACTTCTACAGGAGCCTTACAAGGACCTTTAACTTCTAATAAACCCATCTTGTATGTACCAGCTGGAATAACAATTTTAGCGGCAGTTGTTGATGCACACGCTTCATTCCAAGCAGTCGTGAAGGCCTTATGAAAGGAAAATTTATTAGAAGCTAATTATTTTCTTATTGTCAATTGAATAAGAATATTTATTACCTGGGTAATATCTCCATTTGGTGCTCCACCAAATTTAGATATGTCAAAGACACCAGATTGAGCTGCAACAATGTCCGCTAGAAAATATAGGAATGAAAATATTATACCAATTCTCAAGTTCttcatcatatcttctttgattattattattatatacttTGACTTCTCTTGAATGATTATGCTATTTGAAAGTAAGGTGGAACACTATTTATACTTGAATGTCGAAGGATCATTACCATGAACAAGGCAAACGAACTACTATCTAAATATGtctctttccttttttatttgtttggttCTTTCTTGTGTTTATTAATTACAATCATTTTTCATCTCTTATAGATAACAAGTTTACTATACTTATCTTTGACTTTAACATTACCATTTTATTCTCACTTTCTAAATATAAGACTATGGATACTAATTATATTACTGTCTTGTTATTCACAAAaattatcatactttttaatTAGTAAATAATTATTTGTTAGTGATTTTTCAAGATTAACCTTTATAAGGAAAAATAACTTATATATCCATTGtggtattttttttttactaattaaaaataaaacataaaagaaTTATAagtattttgataaaaatatcattaattaataactctgcaaatttaaaatttttcctTTAAAAGGAGAAACACAAAAATTTCAAGGTTTGGTTCATGAAACTATTAACATACATTAGTGTATGATGATGCTATGTT from Vicia villosa cultivar HV-30 ecotype Madison, WI linkage group LG4, Vvil1.0, whole genome shotgun sequence encodes the following:
- the LOC131599248 gene encoding polygalacturonase-like — encoded protein: MMKNLRIGIIFSFLYFLADIVAAQSGVFDISKFGGAPNGDITQAFTTAWNEACASTTAAKIVIPAGTYKMGLLEVKGPCKAPVEVQVDGTIQAPGNNADLKGAEQWIRFNDIDSLTISGKGVFDGQGAAAWKGASVAWKDKSHGKGSNKRAISLYFAYCNNTMVTGVTSKDSKYFHFMVLGCNNITFDAVKIIAPDESPNTDGIHMGRSNGVTIINTNIGTGDDCVSLGDGSKNVTVENVNCGPGHGISVGSLGKYPNEENVAGFIVKNCTLTETENGVRIKTWPDTPGKITVTDMHFEDIIMNNVMNPVIVDQEYCPWNQCSKKNPSKIKLSKVTFKNIKGTSGTSEGVIIICSSGVPCDGVELNNVDLTFNGAPAVAKCSNVKPIVTGKAPICGAPASASTSTSASPSASPTSASASPSASPDSASAPKESAPKEKKEKKEKKEEKEEKGEKEDDD